From one Vanacampus margaritifer isolate UIUO_Vmar chromosome 12, RoL_Vmar_1.0, whole genome shotgun sequence genomic stretch:
- the yipf3 gene encoding protein YIPF3 isoform X2, giving the protein MSAGPGRASSTEPWGSFDDHLVQGGGAGGSAVIDMENMDDTSGSSFEDMGEMHQRMKEEEEVAAEAADADDQDGDFLGMKGLKGQLGRQVADEVWQAGKRQASRAFNLYANIDILRPYFDVEPVQVRSRLLESLIPVRMISFPQIAGELYGPLMLVLTLVAILLHGMKTSGTVIREGTLMGTAIGTCFGYWLGVSSLIFFLAYLVNAQITMLQTLSLLGYGLFGPCVALLVSYNVHVHLLFYLLWLLLGGLSTLRMVSALLSRTVGATPRLLLCASVSLLHMLFLLYLHFAYHKMVEGLLDSLEGSNMAAMQRVARDVEPLRFNASVLVAALTL; this is encoded by the exons CCGGCGGCTCAGCCGTCATTGACATGGAAAACATGGACGACACGTCAGGCTCCAGCTTCGAGGACATGGGCGAAATGCATCAGCGCAtgaaggaggaagaagaagtggCGGCCGAGGCGGCGGACGCAGACGACCAAGACGGAGACTTCTTGGGCATGAAGGGCTTGAAGGGCCAGCTGGGCAGGCAGGTGGCCGACGAG GTGTGGCAGGCGGGAAAGCGCCAGGCGTCCCGAGCCTTCAATCTGTACGCCAACATTGACATCCTGAGGCCCTACTTTGACGTGGAACCCGTTCAGGTGCGCAGCAG gtTACTTGAGTCGCTGATTCCCGTCCGCATGATCAGCTTCCCTCAG ATTGCAGGCGAGCTGTACGGACCGCTCATGCTGGTGTTGACGCTAGTGGCCATCTTGTTGCACGGCATGAAGACGTCAGGGACCGTCATT AGGGAGGGCACCCTGATGGGAACGGCCATCGGAACGTGTTTCGGTTACTGGCTGGGAGTTTCCTCTTTGATCTTCTTCCTGGCGTATCTGGTTAATGCTCAGATCACCATGTTGCAAACCCTCTCCCTGCTG GGCTACGGCTTGTTTGGCCCCTGCGTGGCTCTCCTGGTCAGCTACAACGTGCACGTCCACCTGCTCTTCTACTTGCTGTGGCTGCTGCTGGGAGGACTGTCCACCCTGCGCATG GTGTCGGCTCTGCTGTCCCGCACGGTGGGCGCCACGCCTCGCCTGTTGCTGTGCGCCAGCGTGTCGCTGCTGCACATGCTCTTCCTGCTCTACCTTCACTTCGCCTACCACAAGATGGTGGAAG GCCTCCTGGACTCCCTGGAAGgatccaacatggccgccatgcAGCGGGTGGCCCGAGACGTGGAGCCACTGAGGTTCAACGCCAGCGTCCTCGTCGCCGCCCTCACACTatga
- the yipf3 gene encoding protein YIPF3 isoform X1 encodes MSAGPGRASSTEPWGSFDDHLVQGGGAGGSAVIDMENMDDTSGSSFEDMGEMHQRMKEEEEVAAEAADADDQDGDFLGMKGLKGQLGRQVADEVWQAGKRQASRAFNLYANIDILRPYFDVEPVQVRSRLLESLIPVRMISFPQKIAGELYGPLMLVLTLVAILLHGMKTSGTVIREGTLMGTAIGTCFGYWLGVSSLIFFLAYLVNAQITMLQTLSLLGYGLFGPCVALLVSYNVHVHLLFYLLWLLLGGLSTLRMVSALLSRTVGATPRLLLCASVSLLHMLFLLYLHFAYHKMVEGLLDSLEGSNMAAMQRVARDVEPLRFNASVLVAALTL; translated from the exons CCGGCGGCTCAGCCGTCATTGACATGGAAAACATGGACGACACGTCAGGCTCCAGCTTCGAGGACATGGGCGAAATGCATCAGCGCAtgaaggaggaagaagaagtggCGGCCGAGGCGGCGGACGCAGACGACCAAGACGGAGACTTCTTGGGCATGAAGGGCTTGAAGGGCCAGCTGGGCAGGCAGGTGGCCGACGAG GTGTGGCAGGCGGGAAAGCGCCAGGCGTCCCGAGCCTTCAATCTGTACGCCAACATTGACATCCTGAGGCCCTACTTTGACGTGGAACCCGTTCAGGTGCGCAGCAG gtTACTTGAGTCGCTGATTCCCGTCCGCATGATCAGCTTCCCTCAG aagATTGCAGGCGAGCTGTACGGACCGCTCATGCTGGTGTTGACGCTAGTGGCCATCTTGTTGCACGGCATGAAGACGTCAGGGACCGTCATT AGGGAGGGCACCCTGATGGGAACGGCCATCGGAACGTGTTTCGGTTACTGGCTGGGAGTTTCCTCTTTGATCTTCTTCCTGGCGTATCTGGTTAATGCTCAGATCACCATGTTGCAAACCCTCTCCCTGCTG GGCTACGGCTTGTTTGGCCCCTGCGTGGCTCTCCTGGTCAGCTACAACGTGCACGTCCACCTGCTCTTCTACTTGCTGTGGCTGCTGCTGGGAGGACTGTCCACCCTGCGCATG GTGTCGGCTCTGCTGTCCCGCACGGTGGGCGCCACGCCTCGCCTGTTGCTGTGCGCCAGCGTGTCGCTGCTGCACATGCTCTTCCTGCTCTACCTTCACTTCGCCTACCACAAGATGGTGGAAG GCCTCCTGGACTCCCTGGAAGgatccaacatggccgccatgcAGCGGGTGGCCCGAGACGTGGAGCCACTGAGGTTCAACGCCAGCGTCCTCGTCGCCGCCCTCACACTatga